In Alteromonas macleodii, the sequence GCTTACGCGACCCGCTATTACTAATTCACCATCAGAGGCATCTCTGCGAAGGAAGGCTTGGTAAAAGTCACTGGTAAGTGAACTAGACGTTACTAGTAGCTGAGACGAAATGGTACTCATAATAGCCGCTAAGATCGCAGCTAATAAGAAGCCACCAATAAGCGGATGGAATAAAATTTGAGAGAGGTAGATAAATACCGTTTCTGGGTCAATGTCATTGCCGTTACCGGTGATATAAGCCAACCCAAACAAACCCGTCATTAGCGCGCCGATGATAGAAACAATCATCCAGCTCAAGCCGATGTTTCTAGCAGTAGGAATATCTTTTACTGAACGTATAGCCATGAAACGAACGATAATATGCGGCTGGCCAAAGTAGCCTAAACCCCATGACATTAATGAAACAATACCGATTACACTTAGTGCTTCATTAGTAGAGGCATCCATAAATGCATCAAATAGAGCAGGGTTAATGGTATCTAGTGCGTCAATTGAAGCCCCAATGCCGCCTAGTTCACTGATGACCACAGCAGGTACCATGATGAGTGATACGAACATTATGCAGCCTTGCACAAAGTCGGTCATGCTCACTGACATAAATCCACCCACGAGGGTATAGGCAACGACAACACCAGCAGTAACATATAAACCTGTCTCATATGTTAAACCAAAGGATGTTTCAAAGAGCTTTCCACCGGCAACAACACCTGATGACGTATAAAGCGTGAAGAAAACTACGATGACCACAGAAGCGA encodes:
- the putP gene encoding sodium/proline symporter PutP, producing MATGTIISLGLYFVVMLGIGLFAYRQTDTNVEGYMLGGRQLGPAVTALSAGASDMSGWMLMGLPGAMYVSGLSAGWIAVGLVLGALANYMLVAPRLRVYTEVANNSITLPDYFENRFADNSRLLRVIASVVIVVFFTLYTSSGVVAGGKLFETSFGLTYETGLYVTAGVVVAYTLVGGFMSVSMTDFVQGCIMFVSLIMVPAVVISELGGIGASIDALDTINPALFDAFMDASTNEALSVIGIVSLMSWGLGYFGQPHIIVRFMAIRSVKDIPTARNIGLSWMIVSIIGALMTGLFGLAYITGNGNDIDPETVFIYLSQILFHPLIGGFLLAAILAAIMSTISSQLLVTSSSLTSDFYQAFLRRDASDGELVIAGRVSVVAVALVAIYLAYDRDSTILTLVSNAWAGFGAAFGPLVLFSLFKREMTRRAALGGMIVGAVTVLLWIYLPIEIGGQKLGAWMYEIVPGFILSSLTIMILSKSGTPREGVLDTFDAFQTKLNEK